A DNA window from Campylobacter anatolicus contains the following coding sequences:
- a CDS encoding primosomal protein N' — MKYYLVALDGLKLNALTYQSEFEIESFHVVRVPLGKKQVLGYVLKSCEKPSFNTLDISEILPLKLTDTQIELAKFISYYYTCEISVVLGLFEPENLEIKVDLPQQSYSITKDINTTKQNKTSLANSISCDNTTKKFNITPNLNDIQTKALNFIEQNPTSLLFGDTGSGKSEVYISAIQRTLNDNAQALFLMPEISLTPQMQTRLESFFGTAVAIWHSKITPKKKQEILKDIANGKIKLIAGARSALFLPLSNLKLIVVDEEHDDSYKNSSRPHYNARDLALFLASKFDLRVILGSATPSLTSFYKQPTFRMRGTFFNSQKSFIYDESETGLSNTLKQEIALCLSNKKQAVICLPTRANFKYLVCKKCGDTIKCPFCSVGMSFYKKQNVLKCQYCDFKTAVPKTCDKCGSEMIEAKKIGTSELLELLQNEFANARIAKFDRDEITTQNKLIKALREFNDGNVDILVGTQMLSKGHDYHSVALAVIMGVDELLNYPDFRSRERTLALAMQVAGRAGRAGVGRVLVQSRQREFFESYIQDYDKFLADDTNFRNELYPPFKRLLRIIISHTNDANAKTTMNTLLSRLAPLTQRLPLEIVGYGKCGVEYIGSKYRYEILIRSSSYAPLIAAANECKDSNVDIDIDPVNFS; from the coding sequence ATGAAGTATTACTTAGTTGCACTTGATGGACTAAAATTAAACGCTCTAACCTATCAAAGTGAGTTTGAGATAGAGTCGTTTCATGTGGTGCGTGTGCCACTTGGTAAAAAGCAAGTCCTCGGATATGTGCTAAAAAGTTGTGAAAAACCAAGCTTTAATACGCTTGATATATCTGAAATTTTACCGCTTAAATTAACAGATACACAAATAGAACTAGCCAAATTTATAAGCTATTATTACACTTGCGAGATCTCTGTAGTACTTGGGCTTTTTGAGCCTGAAAATTTAGAGATTAAAGTTGATTTACCCCAGCAATCTTACTCAATCACAAAAGATATCAACACAACAAAACAAAACAAAACTTCACTAGCAAATAGCATAAGCTGCGATAATACAACAAAAAAATTTAATATCACACCAAATTTAAATGACATTCAAACCAAGGCTTTAAATTTTATAGAGCAAAACCCTACGAGTTTGCTTTTTGGAGATACTGGAAGTGGCAAAAGTGAGGTCTATATCAGTGCGATTCAAAGAACACTAAATGACAATGCACAAGCACTATTTCTTATGCCAGAAATTTCACTCACGCCACAAATGCAAACACGTTTAGAGAGCTTTTTTGGCACTGCCGTAGCGATATGGCACTCAAAGATAACGCCTAAAAAAAAGCAAGAAATTTTAAAAGATATCGCAAATGGTAAGATAAAGCTCATAGCAGGGGCTAGGTCAGCCCTGTTTTTACCATTATCAAACTTAAAGCTTATCGTGGTTGATGAAGAGCACGATGATAGCTATAAAAACTCAAGCCGTCCGCACTACAATGCAAGAGATTTAGCTCTATTTTTAGCATCTAAATTTGATCTACGTGTAATACTAGGCTCTGCGACACCAAGCCTTACTAGCTTTTACAAACAACCTACTTTTCGTATGCGTGGGACATTTTTTAATTCACAAAAAAGCTTTATATACGACGAGAGTGAAACTGGTCTTAGCAATACTTTAAAGCAAGAGATTGCCCTTTGTCTAAGCAACAAAAAACAAGCCGTGATCTGTCTACCAACTCGTGCAAATTTTAAATACCTAGTTTGTAAAAAATGTGGCGATACGATCAAGTGTCCATTTTGTAGTGTCGGTATGAGCTTTTACAAAAAGCAAAATGTATTAAAATGCCAATACTGTGACTTTAAAACTGCCGTGCCTAAGACTTGTGATAAATGTGGTAGTGAAATGATAGAGGCTAAAAAGATCGGCACTTCTGAGCTTTTGGAGCTTTTGCAAAATGAGTTTGCCAACGCTAGGATAGCTAAATTTGATAGAGATGAGATAACTACGCAAAATAAGCTAATAAAGGCACTTCGTGAGTTTAACGATGGAAACGTTGACATACTTGTTGGCACTCAAATGCTTAGCAAAGGCCATGATTATCACAGTGTTGCATTAGCCGTTATAATGGGCGTTGATGAGCTTTTAAACTATCCTGACTTTCGCTCTCGTGAAAGGACTTTAGCTCTGGCTATGCAGGTAGCTGGACGAGCTGGACGAGCTGGGGTCGGACGAGTTTTAGTGCAAAGTCGCCAACGTGAGTTTTTTGAAAGTTATATACAAGATTATGATAAATTTTTAGCCGATGATACAAACTTTCGCAATGAGCTATATCCGCCATTTAAACGGCTACTTCGTATCATTATAAGCCATACAAACGATGCTAACGCAAAGACTACGATGAATACCTTGCTATCACGATTGGCTCCGCTAACACAAAGACTACCACTTGAGATAGTAGGCTACGGTAAATGTGGCGTTGAGTATATCGGCTCAAAATATCGCTATGAAATTTTAATACGTTCAAGTTCATACGCTCCGCTCATTGCTGCTGCAAATGAGTGCAAAGACTCAAATGTTGACATTGACATTGACCCAGTAAACTTTAGCTAA
- a CDS encoding alpha/beta hydrolase has translation MKRRIFISTAVAMLVGAKAMFADENSKTSKDSNTQTNKPRLETTWDKIFAKSDKVEHKKVQFKNRYGIILVADLYVPKNLKGKAPALAVSGPFGAVKEQVSGLYAQNMAKRGYITLAFDPSYIGESGGEPRNIASPEINTEDFSAAVDYLTTLSNVDSERIGVIGICGFGGFAINAAVIDTRIKATVASTMYDMTRVMANGYNDSINAEQRYEIKERLNAIRTQDAKSGKMSLGDKNLPDKLNGDEPKFVAEYYDFYKTKRGFHKRSYNSNGAWSATMSLPFINMPILQRSNEIKNAVMILHGEIAHSRYFGEDAFKKLVGENKELLIVPNANHVDLYDGGKNGDKIPFDKIDEFFAKNLK, from the coding sequence ATGAAAAGAAGAATTTTTATAAGCACAGCAGTAGCTATGCTAGTAGGTGCAAAAGCAATGTTTGCAGATGAAAATAGCAAAACATCAAAAGATAGCAATACACAAACAAACAAGCCAAGACTTGAGACTACTTGGGATAAAATTTTTGCCAAAAGTGACAAAGTTGAACACAAAAAGGTGCAGTTTAAAAACCGCTATGGCATTATTTTAGTCGCAGATCTTTATGTACCCAAAAATTTAAAAGGTAAAGCCCCAGCCTTAGCCGTGAGCGGTCCATTTGGAGCAGTTAAGGAGCAAGTCTCTGGACTTTATGCACAAAATATGGCTAAGCGTGGCTACATCACGCTTGCATTTGATCCATCATATATCGGTGAAAGTGGTGGAGAGCCACGAAATATCGCCTCTCCAGAGATAAACACTGAGGATTTTTCAGCGGCGGTTGATTATCTCACTACTCTTAGTAACGTAGATAGTGAGCGTATCGGAGTGATCGGTATTTGTGGATTTGGCGGATTTGCCATAAATGCAGCTGTGATCGATACTCGCATAAAAGCTACAGTCGCTTCAACGATGTATGATATGACACGCGTAATGGCAAATGGTTATAATGATAGCATAAATGCCGAGCAACGCTATGAGATAAAAGAGCGGCTAAATGCGATCCGCACACAAGATGCCAAAAGTGGTAAAATGAGCCTTGGAGATAAAAATTTACCTGATAAACTAAACGGCGATGAGCCTAAATTTGTCGCTGAGTATTATGATTTTTATAAGACAAAACGTGGCTTTCATAAGCGTTCATATAATTCAAATGGTGCTTGGAGTGCGACTATGTCTTTGCCATTTATAAATATGCCTATTTTGCAACGCTCAAATGAGATAAAAAATGCCGTTATGATACTGCACGGCGAGATCGCACACTCGCGTTACTTTGGTGAAGATGCGTTTAAAAAGCTAGTGGGTGAAAATAAAGAGCTACTTATCGTGCCAAATGCAAATCACGTAGATCTTTACGATGGCGGTAAAAATGGCGATAAAATTCCATTTGATAAGATAGATGAGTTTTT